From Anastrepha obliqua isolate idAnaObli1 chromosome 3, idAnaObli1_1.0, whole genome shotgun sequence:
ACCGAATGTAAGCGAtcatgtataaaatataatgtaACTATAAAATTCtatgcatacaaaattaaataaatacaataaagctTAACAAATATgctcacaaaattaaaaacatttttataatttttttataatatttgaaaaagcgtCTCGGTTTCGGGCTAATTCCAAAAGATGACCGATCCATTGACGTATATGTTATTTCGCAAGCAGGATCATTTTTTTCTTCCGATGCCTCGTCttccttcaatttttccttgCAGTATAAGTTGCAGAAGATTATACTTATGATTTCGGCATATAAGACCCAGGTAGGCTGTTTTCTGCGTTTAATGCACCGTAGAAGCTCTCTTTCGCTATTTactcttcgaagcacttcagaGTTTGAGACACGGCCGGTCCACGGAATTTTAAGTATTCTTTTTAGTATCCACATTTCGAATACTTCTATGCGATTCATATCAGGAACTTTCATCGTCCAACTTTCCATGCCATACAACAAAACTGACAGAACAGAACATCTAACAAAAcgtatttttaagtttaaaataaaattatggttTTTTAGAACGCTGCTGTATTTATAAAAAGCAGCTGTAGCCATTTCTATGCGGCATTTAATTTCCATTGAATCATCACATGTACTATTAATATATCGGCCAAGGTACTTAAATTTACTAACCCGTTCAATCGGCATGTTATTACTTGTCAGTGTGAGATTATTGTAGACATTGTTACGACtgtttgacataatttttttcttattgacatTGATTTTCAAACCATATATTTGGCTTTCTCTTGTCACACTATCGACAAATCGTTGGAGTCCTTCCATGCTGTCCGATATTAAAGTTGTGTCATCAGCGTATCTTATGTTGTTTATATATACGCCATTAACTTTAATCACCCAATTATATTTGACAGTTGGTAAccaaaacagacaagcaatggagcgtgttaaggtcaaaataaagattttcatcacttaaatcattgttttatttagttaaaaagttgtttaaaaacaaaactggatAATTAACTTTGCGAcaccttgtacatacatatgtgtgtttgtagGTGCATGTATTTGTTATAGAAAATTTTCTGAGATACACTATCTCACACATGCCACTACATTGTGGCATGCTGCTTGACCACCTGATGTTGGCCACGATGTATTTTTGTGCGGCTGTGTTGCGCCGTTGCGCCGTTGAAAATTGATACACTGACATGATAGACGCTTATAGTAAATCACTATCGATTTAATTGTGTTGATTTTACAAGCCAACGCTTGagataacttttatttattattatttatctatatatgtatacattttgtatatgtacatatgtatgtaattatatttttttggctcACAGCAAAATTGACGAATGATAAATTTGATTTCGCTTCCATTTGTTTGATGTAGGGGTCAAGAGTTCGGGAAAACTACACATgagttattatttaattaatagaaataattttagCGTTCGTAGGTAGATACTTGTGAGATACAAATAAGTAGTAAATTTGTGCATTAGAGTAACTCGGTTTTATAATGGCATTTATGTTCTGAAGAAATTGGTATCTCCCGTACCTTTTTCCTAATCTCTATAATCTTGGAGTTGAAATACCAAAACCCTCTAAACTCGTTCGGTTTGAACTGAAGGAAAAGAACTAAATATATcgaaaaaggaagaaggggctttggattagaagatgacgaccaacagtggcgaattacgtttgtattaaccgcttcatgCTACTGATGAAACTCACCAGATGTTTGATACTTGAACCCGCATTGTCCGCAGGGGTAGCGAAAAGGTTAGAGGACAGCTAAGAAGAAgactccacctcatcctccagacagcttctgcagataggacttgaagcaatcccaagtctcaccgcatggacacctaacggacaatctCCGGTAACGATATctaccaaatttgagagctgcggctttgctATTCTTAAAAGTTCCCTCGAGcacccccgatctacccgtggccagaacgATCTCGCGCCTTTGAACGTTTGCTCACTAGCTCAGCGATCGATGAGTTGAGCTGAGGAGACTCAAATAACTAAGATGCTAACGTTTTGATATGGGGCCTAGTAAAATGTTCTTAGACCGAAGTAAGTGAAGgaattttaagatcaaaattttttcttggacATCAACAAGTATTTGCAGAGATTCTGTTTCCATTGCATAATCAGATATTATGATTGCATATCTTATCATCAGTATAGCTCTGGTTTTAGGCTTCCACGATTTTTCCTTCCCATTCACTCACCTCTTTCGGTTTGTGTAGGTTCAAGTTTAGTTTGTAGGTTACGTTTGTAAAATATATCGCCTGGCATCTGCATCTCTAGGTGATTAAATCACGAAGCCATTAGTGAAGTTTTAAATATTCGGAGTAGCACTACTAAAGGTCCACCTTTTTGTAATTATAATCGAAATTTGTACTACTGGATTATTTGTCACTGGAAGCTCAGGGGGTGCAAGATATTAATCACTTAATCGTAATGATGACTGTCCATCTACTAATAGTACTTAAATCTTTTACACCCAAAATATGTTGCCGTTTTCTAAAATGAGGCTATTTTTGAGGGTAAGTTTTTAATAGAGAAAATCTGATCACCTCAGTCTGTATCATTAAGTATTTTATTCTGAATTCCGTTTTCCACGAGTTCGCggtatattaaatttgtttaacacATTAGAGCCACGCCCATTCCTTCGAAGAGTATAGACATGTTTTGGGAAATTcagaaacattttgaaataagCTTAAGGCGTAACTATAAAGGGGAagcaaaaaatatctaaattttttccaatttaggAATTTATGAGATTCCAAATTATGAAtttcatccctgaagtgagaatctggaagggctgcaaaatacgctttgacagctgttatgacctcatcatttgataaaaaacgctttccacgtaTGATTTTTTTAGGTGTGGAAACAGATATAAGTCGCTAGGGGTTAAATCTGGTGAATaaggtggatgctccaacaattcgaaaatGTCATTGTCAAAATACTCTTGTGGAACAGTGCGTtatcttgatgaaacaaaatgaagagcaaacgcggcacctaATTctaacagagctttctcatgtACATATTATAAAGCCAAGTcgttttttgatatctttacgatgtcagctagcTTACtgaacttcacttttcgaacaCTCAAAACggtttcgtggattttttttagtgttacGCCTTCTTTATCAATACCGCTCACTTTTCCTAATTATTAAGGCATTGATATATTATGAATCTGTGCAAAATCCTATTACTCTACCATAAATGGTTTCGAAACTACTTATAATAGGTAATTGGTAATTGGTTTATATGGGGAAGGCCACGCCCACTTTTTTGAATTGTTAAGATATTAGGCACTAATGGTTccgaaaatatgtaatattaaaaatttggtttgtatGGGCCTATATCCTTCCGGCAAGTGCAAGCAATAAGTTGATGAAGTTTCATTATAATCCGATGTTTGGTTTGGCATCTTTTAAAATACATacgtaaaaacaaacaaatattcatttttttatatatgagaTATTCTCTCTCAACCATTTTTGCCAAtgatatttcaataatttcatgctatatttttaatgattctCCGGAAACTCTTCCAAAAACTGTTGCATAACTTGTTATTGAATTGTTAACGAATGGGACACTGGTTTtccaaagaaatttttcatatgtaaataatgaagTACTCGTTCATCTGAGATGTCTATGGTATCAGCAATTTCACGCTTAACCGAACTGGGATCTTCACAGACACTGTATCATACACTTGCTTAATGATTTTTGGTGTTGTTGCGTTTTTCGGGTATCCACTGCGTTCATTTTCAACACCTTCACGACCCCATTTAAACTCTGAAGCCCATTGATGtacagtttgaaaaaaaaaaaatgagcagATCTCTTTAACATActgaccttttttttttaaatttcggttGCTGATAAATCTTGCACCAAATATCTTATTTTGTATATCCTCACGAAATTTtactattaagtaaaaaaaatacagaagcAATATTCCTCCCAAACATTCTTTAATTTGCTTCGAATCATTGCAGAACGAATTCACAAAATTGCATTTGCTTATTCACTGCGCATTACTCTTAAAGGTCCGGCTCCTCCttcacatatattttaatacatatgaacaaacataaatatatttatataaaatagcaATTGGCTGAAAAAACTGTTCACACAATTGTTGTCATGTCACGCCTTTGCCACAACTTTTGTCCTATTGCAATTGCAATACGTATACTAATAGGCCCAATTGCTGACTTGTACAATTAATGATCACCACGTTGACCTAGTGAGCCTAGTGTGTAGTAGCGGCAAaagtaacatatgtatgtatgctcggCCTAAAGCCACATGCACACACTCATACACGCACACAAGTTGCATACATAAATTAACAACTCCGTTGGCTACAACAGTAGCCATCAACAATAGAAAGACATCAATCGAGCAATAACCAAAATTcactatttaaaataaaacgacAAAAATGTGCTGCGAGACCAGTTGCCTTTTATGGCTGCGAAACTGCGAAACTACGAAATAGTGAAATAAATGGACAAATAAAATGCACGGAATTGGGTGTTTTTGTACTGAATTCTTTATTTCAGTAAGTGCACAAGCTAATACACGAGACTGTTTATTGAGATTTCCACTTAGCCAAGTACTAAGCACATCCATATACctggcatacatatgcatgtaggtGGGTATGGATGTTTGTATGCGTGTAGGCAAATTGGAAATCACTGCCATATTGctctatttaaaaaacaaattaaaacaattaaaatatttaataatgctAAAGGAATTGATTAGATGTACAACAGTTGAGATGAATGAGAATGATTCGTAGGTGAACATGCAACAACAGAAGCAGCCGGTAGTCAAACGGGCAGACTGTAGCGCGACTTTATGAGTCACGTGCCACTACACGACACGACGCACACAGTCACAGTCGCTTGATAGAGCGAGGATGTACGCTAGAGAGGCGTATTCGAGAgtgtttttttggttgttggtttgtttgtttgcttgttaaAATTGATGCTAAAAAGTGTTACTATACATTGTGTGTTGACTTTGTTGTTTTCCGCTTGCAGAGAAGCACTCTGCTAAGACTATAAGTATTCATAAGTTAACAAGTAATTTGTTTAATATAgttaaatatacataagtatttatgtTGTTTAGATGCGTTCATTTGTTCGGTTCAGAAGTCATAAGTCCATAATCCAGCAGCCCGGTCAGCAgcacaaaacaattttaataaatgctcTTCCACAACCTCAGCAAAAATGTGAGGTATTCAACCGCTACCCTTTAGTGGTGGCCGTAGTGTAGAGCTGGGGCAGCGTAGGCCACCTTGGCTATAGCAGGTGCAGCATATGCGACCTTAGTAATAGCAGGTACAGCCGCAACGGCAACTGCTGGCTTGGCCACTACTGCTACCGGGGCGGGACCGCCTTGCTTTTCCACAACAGCATTGAATCCGTTAATCTTGTCCGCAGTGTAAGTGACCTTGCGTACAGAGCCATCGGGTTCTGTTAACGAATAACTGCCGTGTACTACGCCATCGACGAGTGACTCTTCAGCCGACTTGGAATCGCCAGTTTCATGATCTGTTACGCCATACGAGAAACTATATTGTGGATTCGGATCATATGGCTCGGGTTCGATTACTTTGGCTACGGCTACAGCTGGTGCTGCCTTAATGATCGTTGGCGCAGGAGCAACGGCAATGGCGGGCGCTGCGTGTGCGATAATAGATGGCGCTGGGGCGTGTATCACCTGGTGGCTAATGGCTGGAGCGGCAGCAAGGATCTTGGGCGCAGAGTAAGAAATGGCTGGTGCTAAAATCTTAGCGGGTGCGGCATATGAAATGGGCGCAGACAATTCGTATCCCCCATGACCGTAAGCATCAATGGGTGCGGCAACGGCTAGCGAGAGGCCGAAGCAGAGGACCAAGGCCACCTGCAAAGGAATAGTAAAGAATTCAAATAAGTGCACGAGTTCAATTATAAATAGCATGATGAGTCGATTTTCTGCTATGCGTCAGGATCGTCGTCAGTTATGCCAGGCTGGCGTGGCAAATACGTCCGTTTGTTATTGATTGTTATGCAGCAATTTACAAGTTACCTTAGTGATCATATTGCAGCTTTGTGTGCTTGTTACGATGTGTGCTTAGAAAAATACGATTTTGGTTTGAGATAAATACCCCAAGTAACCTGCACTTTTATAATCGATTGTGAAGAATTTCTAAAGCTGTTCGCTATTCAATCGGAGATGGAGTTGCAACGCCAGCTGCTGCGTACCTATATTTTACAACCGACCGACGTTACTGCGACACATACCATCATCATGAACACC
This genomic window contains:
- the LOC129242315 gene encoding cuticle protein 21 yields the protein MITKVALVLCFGLSLAVAAPIDAYGHGGYELSAPISYAAPAKILAPAISYSAPKILAAAPAISHQVIHAPAPSIIAHAAPAIAVAPAPTIIKAAPAVAVAKVIEPEPYDPNPQYSFSYGVTDHETGDSKSAEESLVDGVVHGSYSLTEPDGSVRKVTYTADKINGFNAVVEKQGGPAPVAVVAKPAVAVAAVPAITKVAYAAPAIAKVAYAAPALHYGHH